Part of the Clostridia bacterium genome is shown below.
CATTGGACCTATACCTTATAAAGATATAGATATAAGCCAAGAATATATTGATATCGCTGACATTTTTTTGGATTTGGGCGCAGATAAATTCTTGTTTGAAACCATGCCCGAATTCAATATTTTAAAACCCGTTTTAAAGCATATCAAAGCCAAAAAGCCTAATAGTTTTATTATTGTATCTTTTGCTGCCGGTCTTGACGGCTATACAAAAGCAGGGCATTACTACAAACAGCTTTTGGACATCGCTCAAGACGAAGATGCCGTTGATGCGATCGGGCTTAATTGTCTTTGTGGTCCTGCTCATATTTTGCAGCTTATAAAAGATTATTCGACTAAAAAACCTATGAGTGTTATGCCCAATTCGGGGTATCCTGAATCAATAGGAAACAGGCTGATATATATAGATAATGCCGAGTATTTTGCAACCAAATTATTAGAATTAAGACAAAACGGTATAAAGATTTTGGGCGGATGTTGCGGAACGACGCCGCAGCATATCAAAAAAAGCAGATTGATGCTAAATGATTTCAGCCATGAAAATATAGTTGATGTCGCTGTAAAAAATCCTAGCGTTGATCAAAAGCCAGTAAATCAAAACGCTTTTTTTGATAAATTAAAGCAAAAAAAATATCCGATTGCAATTGAATTGAGAGCGCCAGTTGATACCAATGCAGATTATTTGATTTATGGGGCAGAAAACCTGAAGATTAACGGCGCTGATATAATAACCATTGCAGACAGTCCGCTTTCACGCACGCGTGCAGATAGCTTTATAATAAGTTCAAAAATAGCACGAGATGTTAATATTGATGTTTTGCCGCATTTGACATGCCGCGACAAAAATATAATTTCGATAAAAGCTGCTTTATTAGGGCTTAATATCGAGGGTGTCAACAATGTCTTTGTAATCACAGGAGATCCGATTATAGCAACCGATCGCAGCAATATTAAGGGCGTTTTTGATTTTAACTCTATAGGGTTAATTAAATATATTGACAGCCTTAATCAAACTGTCTTTAACACAAATCCTTTTTTGATTGGAGCTGCGCTTAATACAAATGTTGTTAATTTTGATCTTGAACTAAACCGTGCAAAGCAAAAAATACAGGCAGGAGCAAAATTCTTTTTAACTCAACCTATATTGACTCAAGAGGGTATAGAAAGAGTAAAAAGAGCCAAAGATTGTTTGAATACATATATCTTAGCAGGCATAATTCCGCCCATAAGCTACAAAAACGCTATTTTTTTGAATAACGAAGTAAGCGGTATTTCTATACCTGAAGAATTAATTGAAGAACTCAAAAACAATCCTCAAAACGAAGCACAGGTTTCTTTAAATTTTTCTATGAAAATAATTGAACAGCTAAAAGACGTTTCTGACGGATTATACATTATAAGCCAAAGCAAAAAAGTATCTTTGGTTAACAGTATTCTAAAAGCTGTAAAATCTTTTAAAAAAATATAAGCAATAAAAAAATCTGCCCAAGATTTTATATGGGCAGATTTTTTTGATTTTTTATCAAATTAGTGCTTATTAAATTTTTGAGCCAAAAGTTGTAATGATTCTTCCAAAGATATTTCTTTCTTTTTATTAAAATTATTATTTCTTTGATTGGTGTTGTTTTTATTATTTTGGCTGGTATTCTTTTCATAGGTTACAGGGTGTATGTTTGGATTATCAACGCCTTTCATTGTCAGGCTTATACGGTTTTTGGCAGTGTCCACGCCCAAAACTTTTACCTTTACAACTTCGCCTACACTCAACACATCTGACGGATGTTTGATATAAAAGTCTGCAATTTCAGAGATATGAACAAGTCCGTCCTGATGCACGCCTATATCAACGAACACGCCAAAGTCGATAACATTTCGTACCGTTCCGGTTAATTCCATGCCTACTTTTAAGTCTTCTATACTCATTATATCGCTTCTTAATTGCGGCTGCGGCAATGAATCTCTTATATCTCTACCGGGTTTTAAAATTTCTTGGATTATATCATTTAGAGTAGGAACACCGATATTGCATTCTTTTGCTACTTTCTCTTCGCCTTTTATCTTTACAAGCTCTGGCAGTTTTGCGACTGACTTAGAGTCGTTGATATCAAGACCAAACATATCCAATAATTTTTTTGCTGCTTCATAGCTTTCGGGGTGAACAGCAGTGTTATCTAAAATATTATCGCCGTCTGATATTCTCAAGAACCCTGCGCACTGCAAAAATGTCTTTTCTCCAAGTTTAGGCACTTTGAGCAATTCATTGCGGTTTTTAAATCTTCCATTTTCTTCACGATAGCTTACTATGTTTTTAGCAATAGAAGTATTAAGACCTGCTATATAGGACATAAGCGCATAGCTTGCAGTATTTACATCAACGCCTACTCTGTTAACGCAGTCCTCAACTGTGCCTTTTAGGGCAGTATCTAGTCTTGCAGGCGGCATATCGTGCTGATATTGACCTACGCCTATAGAACGGGGTTCTATCTTAACAAGCTCTGCCATAGGGTCTTGCAGACGTCTTGCAATGCTTATTGCACTTCTATGTGCAGGTTCAAGATCAGGAAATTCTTCGGCTCCTAGCTTGGAAGCAGAATAAACAGAAGCGCCTGCTTCATTGACCACTGCATAAGAAAGATGATATTCAGGTATTTCTTTTATAAGGTCAGCGACAAATATTTCTGTCTCTTTTGAAGCCGTACCGTTACCTATGGACAATAACTGCACATTGTGCTTTTTTATAAGTTCTTTTAACTTTTCTTTTGCTTCTTCTATTTTGTTTTGGGGCGGAGTAGGATATACAACTGCCTTATCCAAAAACTTTCCATATCCGTCTACTACTGCAATTTTGCAGCCTGTACGATAAGCAGGGTCAATGCCCATAGTAATTTTATTTTTTATGGTAGGCTGCATAATAAGCGGACGCAAATTGGTTTCAAACATCTTAATAGCTTGTTCAGACGCTTTTTCAAACAGTTCATTTCTGATTTCGCTATCAAGAGAAGGCTTTATAAGTCTTTTGTATGCATCATCAGCAGCGGCTTTTACCAATTCTGAAGTAGGAGCTTCTTTTACAAAAAACTTATACATTGTATTTTGAGATATAGTTTCATCTAATTCGATAACAACATTAAGACAGCCTTCTTTTTCTCCGCGGTTAATAGCAAGAATTCTATGGCTAGGAATAGTTTTTACGGGCTCTTTGTAATCCTTATACATCTCATATACTGCACGGCGTTCGCTTTCGGCTTTTTCTTCCGAAACAAGAGTCGTTGCAATATTGCCTTTTTCATAAATAAGTTCTCTTAATGTCTTTCTCAAGGCAGCATTGTCAGACATTTTTTCACAAATGATATCAAGTGCGCCTGCAATGGCTTCTTCTACGCTGTTAACCCCTTTTTCTTCATTGATGTATTTTTGTGCTTCTTTATTGATATCTGTCTGGTCGGGATTTTGTTCAAAAATCAAATCAGCAAGGGGTGTAAGTCCTTTTGCAGCAGCAACAGTTGCACGAGTTTTTTTCTTAGGCTTGAAAGGACGGTAGATGTCTTCCAATTCTGTCAAAGTCTTGGCATCTTCTAAAGCCTTGCCTAATTCATCAGTATAAACATTTTGTTCTTTTAATGATTCTATAATAACATCTTTTCTTGCTTCAAATTTTCTTAGATAATCAAGTCTATCTGCAAATTCTCTCAATTTTTGATCGTCGCAAGCTCCCGTCATCTCTTTGCGGTATCTTGCGATAAACGGAACAGTGTTACCTTGATCGAGTAATTCAATAATGTTTGCGGTATGAACTGGACTTATTCCCAATTCAGCCGAAAGTGTAGCTTTAATGTCCATTTATAACTCCGTAATGATTAATAATAAAAAACATTATAACATATTTTTGATGTTTTATGCAGTTTGACAATATTATCTTAGTTTTATTTTTGTGCCAAATCTAAGATTGGTTTTGCAATACTTATAGATGTCTGTTATAATGTTAATGTTTTATTATACTGTTTTATTATAAATTTTTAGGAGTTAAAATGACAATACAAGCATTTTTAAAGATGCAGATCATAAAAAAATATTTAAACAAGATAAAAAGCAAAAAGCATTTTGATGCTGATTCTTCTGAGCAATATAAATTAGATCCGAAAGCCGAAGAAAAGTCTCATAACTCCCATTATTTTTCTGGACATGGCATAAACGGTCAAAGTCTTGTTTTTAGATTGGGTGAAATAAGCAATAACGATAGTGAAATATGGTTTGCATATAGTGATGGCACGGGCAATAATTATATTTGCGCACATCAAAAGGCCGAATCTGACCAGACCGTGATTAATATCACTTGTATAGAGCCTGGAAAAAAATGGAAAATTCAATTTAGCGGCGGAATAATACAGGACACAAAAACTCCTCTTAATATCTGGAGCAATCCTAAAGGTGTTAGAGTAATACCTGCTGTTTTTGACGGCGAATTTGTCGCAGATCATGACATCTTTGATTTTAATACTCAAATGGATGTAACACCTATGGCAAGGGCAATCACTTTAATGCCCAAGTTTCCCAAGCAATTTTTAAAAGAACTAAAAGAAAATAATAATCCTGTATATTACGAACAAAAGGGAAAAATACAGGGCGTATTGAATATATCAGGAAAAAAGATAGTAATTGATTTGCCTGCCGTTCGCACTCATGCCTATGGAAAAAGGGATTTGAATGTCCAAAATAGACATATACGCATTTATGCATTTACCAATAATAATCAGTTTATAAACATTAATTTGCTCGGACATTCTCAAATAAAGGAATTACAGTCGGGATATAAAATTATCAATGATAAGATTGTTTGTCTAGACAGTTGCACATCAATTCAAGAAATACCGTCTGATGGCAAAGTTCCTGCCAGATTTGAAATTTTAGCCAGCTTTTTAGATGGAAAGAAATTGGTTGTAAAATGCGAAAAAGAATGCCAATTTGAGTTTCCTTTTGAAAACGGCAGTTATACAGTATATGAAGGATTAGCGAAGTTTGATATTAACGGTACTAGAGCACGCGGTGTAATAGAGTTTGGATATAATACAAGTGAGATAATATTGTAATCATTTTTTTGTATAAAAACTTGACATCTTTTTCACAGGAATATAATATAAAATATAAATCTTAAATATAATAATTATCCAAATCAAAATCAAAGTTTTTTTCAAAACTTAATCTATATATTTAGGAGAATACTATGAACTCTCAAAAGCGTATTGTAGCCATACATGATATTTCTTGTTTTGGCAGATGTTCTTTAACCGTTGCGCTTCCCATTATTTCAGCCGCAGGAATTGAAACAAGCGTAATACCTACCGCGGTTTTGTCCACTCATACAGGCGGCATTTCAGGCTTTACTTACAGAGATTTGACTGACGACATTTTGCCTATTGTTAAGCATTGGCAAACACTTAATCTCGAATTTGACGCAGTTTATACAGGCTTTTTGGGTTCTTTTGAACAAATTGATATAATTAGTCAAGTTTTCGATATGTTAAAGACCGAGGATAATCTGATAATAGTCGACCCTGTTATGGCGGATAACGGCGAACTATACAAAATTTTCCCCAAAGATTTTCCAAAAGGTATGAAGAAGTTATGTCAAAAGGCAGATATAATTATTCCCAACTTGACAGAGGCTGCTTTGTTGCTTGACGAGCCTTATAAAAACGGACCTTATACCAAAGATTATATTGAAAGTATTCTTAAAAAGTTGGCAGGTTTAGGTTGCAAAAAAGTTGTGCTAACAGGCGTTTACTTTGATGACAAAGATTTGGGCGCTGCAGCTTATGATGCTCAAACTGGTGAAATAAGCTATGCCTTTGCTCCAAAGATAGAAGGATATTACCATGGCACAGGCGATGTTTTTGGCAGTGCTTTGACCGCCGCTCTCGTAAAAAATAAAACATTGGCAGAGTCAATAAAGGTCGCAGTACAGTTTACCTCAAAAAGCATTGAAAGAACACATCAAGCAAAAACCGATATCCGATTTGGTGTCAATTTTGAAGAAGGATTGCAAGATCTGTTGAAATAATTTATTAAAGATTTTTTGACAGCTTCCTTATTTGGGAGGCTGTTTTTTTACACCTTTGATTTTCTAAAAGCATATATACGATAAATAAATCTTTTTGGAGGGGTTTATGTTTTTTAGAAATTACATAGAGCGAGCAATTGCTGTTATCAGAGGAGGACATCATTATCCTAATATAAGCGGAGAGGTAGAGTTCAGGCAGTTAAATGAAGGAGTAGAAGTTACTGTACGTATTTATAATCTTCCGCCGTTTACAAGAGAAGATGATCTGGTTATAAGTCCTTTTGGCTTTCATATTCATGACGGAAATTCGTGCGATGAAGGCACTCTTGACAATCCTTTTCCCATGACGGGAGGGCATTACAATCCCGAAAATACAATACATCCCAACCATGCAGGCGATTTTCCTGTAATTGTACCTATGTCAGACGGAACAGCATATATGAGATTTATAACAGATAGATTTAGATTAAGAGAAGTATTGAATAAACCAGTTGTAATACATCAATCGCCAGATGATTACAGGACACAGCCGGCAGGTAATTCTGGGTTAAAAATTGCTTGCGGAATAATCACAGCAGTAAGATAAAACAAAAAAAACAGC
Proteins encoded:
- a CDS encoding Tex family protein, with the protein product MDIKATLSAELGISPVHTANIIELLDQGNTVPFIARYRKEMTGACDDQKLREFADRLDYLRKFEARKDVIIESLKEQNVYTDELGKALEDAKTLTELEDIYRPFKPKKKTRATVAAAKGLTPLADLIFEQNPDQTDINKEAQKYINEEKGVNSVEEAIAGALDIICEKMSDNAALRKTLRELIYEKGNIATTLVSEEKAESERRAVYEMYKDYKEPVKTIPSHRILAINRGEKEGCLNVVIELDETISQNTMYKFFVKEAPTSELVKAAADDAYKRLIKPSLDSEIRNELFEKASEQAIKMFETNLRPLIMQPTIKNKITMGIDPAYRTGCKIAVVDGYGKFLDKAVVYPTPPQNKIEEAKEKLKELIKKHNVQLLSIGNGTASKETEIFVADLIKEIPEYHLSYAVVNEAGASVYSASKLGAEEFPDLEPAHRSAISIARRLQDPMAELVKIEPRSIGVGQYQHDMPPARLDTALKGTVEDCVNRVGVDVNTASYALMSYIAGLNTSIAKNIVSYREENGRFKNRNELLKVPKLGEKTFLQCAGFLRISDGDNILDNTAVHPESYEAAKKLLDMFGLDINDSKSVAKLPELVKIKGEEKVAKECNIGVPTLNDIIQEILKPGRDIRDSLPQPQLRSDIMSIEDLKVGMELTGTVRNVIDFGVFVDIGVHQDGLVHISEIADFYIKHPSDVLSVGEVVKVKVLGVDTAKNRISLTMKGVDNPNIHPVTYEKNTSQNNKNNTNQRNNNFNKKKEISLEESLQLLAQKFNKH
- a CDS encoding superoxide dismutase family protein — its product is MFFRNYIERAIAVIRGGHHYPNISGEVEFRQLNEGVEVTVRIYNLPPFTREDDLVISPFGFHIHDGNSCDEGTLDNPFPMTGGHYNPENTIHPNHAGDFPVIVPMSDGTAYMRFITDRFRLREVLNKPVVIHQSPDDYRTQPAGNSGLKIACGIITAVR
- a CDS encoding bifunctional homocysteine S-methyltransferase/methylenetetrahydrofolate reductase, which gives rise to IGPIPYKDIDISQEYIDIADIFLDLGADKFLFETMPEFNILKPVLKHIKAKKPNSFIIVSFAAGLDGYTKAGHYYKQLLDIAQDEDAVDAIGLNCLCGPAHILQLIKDYSTKKPMSVMPNSGYPESIGNRLIYIDNAEYFATKLLELRQNGIKILGGCCGTTPQHIKKSRLMLNDFSHENIVDVAVKNPSVDQKPVNQNAFFDKLKQKKYPIAIELRAPVDTNADYLIYGAENLKINGADIITIADSPLSRTRADSFIISSKIARDVNIDVLPHLTCRDKNIISIKAALLGLNIEGVNNVFVITGDPIIATDRSNIKGVFDFNSIGLIKYIDSLNQTVFNTNPFLIGAALNTNVVNFDLELNRAKQKIQAGAKFFLTQPILTQEGIERVKRAKDCLNTYILAGIIPPISYKNAIFLNNEVSGISIPEELIEELKNNPQNEAQVSLNFSMKIIEQLKDVSDGLYIISQSKKVSLVNSILKAVKSFKKI
- a CDS encoding pyridoxamine kinase; translated protein: MNSQKRIVAIHDISCFGRCSLTVALPIISAAGIETSVIPTAVLSTHTGGISGFTYRDLTDDILPIVKHWQTLNLEFDAVYTGFLGSFEQIDIISQVFDMLKTEDNLIIVDPVMADNGELYKIFPKDFPKGMKKLCQKADIIIPNLTEAALLLDEPYKNGPYTKDYIESILKKLAGLGCKKVVLTGVYFDDKDLGAAAYDAQTGEISYAFAPKIEGYYHGTGDVFGSALTAALVKNKTLAESIKVAVQFTSKSIERTHQAKTDIRFGVNFEEGLQDLLK